Sequence from the Pedobacter sp. D749 genome:
GTAAAAGGGCATTCAATATTCCTCCAACAAGGATATTCAGCCTGGCATCAAAATTCTGGATAATTTTAGATAGCCCTTTAATTTCTTTGCTTACCGGGATTTTTGAGTCCAGTAAACTCAAAATATACGAACTTTTCCAGCTTTGATTCTCCGTCCATAAAATAGCACTGGCGTAACCATTTAACAGATTCGAACTTCCGCCAAACGTATAAAAAACCTTATTAATTTTTGAGCCTAATAAAACGTTCCATCCTGTATGGATTACAAATAAAAGCGACAATACTTTCCAAAAAGCACTGCTAATAAGAATTGCCGCTAAAATTAACCCAACCGAAAGATACGGCACCAGCTTGACGTAAAACCTTAAAAAATTGCCCTTTATAAATTCCAGTTGAGCACCCAACTGCTGTTTAAGCTGTATTTTAATCTGCTCTATTTTATCGGGGTCGTAACCATGCAAATTCGCCCTAAAGCTATAGGTTTCTGTTATCTTATCTTTTATTTCTTTTATGGCTCCCTGGCGGCGTAATACCTTATCTCTCGTCGATTTTTCTGCGAAATTTTTAGCCAGAATGTTATTACCGCTTTTGGTACTACAGCGGTTAATCAGGGCAAACAGTGATGAGGCACCAAAAATATCAAGATCGGAAGTGTAAGGATGTAGCTCCGATTCGAATGCCTGACCATGGTCGTATCCGTTAGCAGCACCATTCAATATGTTCCACTCATTCTGATAAACCCATAAAAGTTGTTTTTTATAATCGATATCGCGGTCGAGCTGACTTTGTCTGCGCACAATAAAGACGAAAGCAATTACCGGCAGTAACAAACAAATTTGGATTAATGTACGCAGGCTGTCGTCTGCCGAGCGAAGCAGCAAAACGAAAAATAATATTTCTGCCAAAAACAAGCCTATGCGTAGGAAGGAAAGTTGATCGATTAGTTTTTTTGTTTGATCTATATCTGTAGTAACCTCTTTTATTTTATCCTGGTAATCGGCAATTATTTCTTGTTGTTGTTTCAGCATGATTTTATTTAGTATATGTTTTCGAAGCTATCAGATGGATAGATTGTATTTTTTGTTACAATTTTCTCTAAGTTTGAATCTCGAAATTCTAAAGATAGGCAAAATATTAAATGAAGATTACCCTGATCGCCATTGGCAAAACAGAAGACAAATATCTAATTGAAGGGATTGATAAATATATCAACCGCCTAAAACATTATATTAATTTTAGTTTTTTGGCCATACCTGATGTAAAAAACGTTAAAAACCTGAGTGAGGCGCAACAAAAAGCAAAGGAGGCAGAACTCCTGCACAAACAAATTAATAATGGCGATGTTGTTATTTTGTTGGATGAGAAAGGGAAAAAATATTCATCTGTAGAATTTTCAAACTACCTGAATAAACAGATGGTGGGCAGTGTACAGCATTTAATTTTTATCATTGGCGGCCCATACGGATTTGATGAAACCATTTACAAAAGAGCAAATGGTTTAATTTCTTTATCTGATATGACTTTTTCTCATCAAATGATCAGATTGTTTTTTGTAGAGCAGCTTTACCGGGGATTTAGTATTTTAAAAGGAGAACCTTATCATCACGCTTAGCGTAAAAAATTGTTTGACGTAAGGTGGACTATGTGAATGAGATATGGAAAAGACGAATTAAAATCATCATTAAATAAAAAAGATTATGCTACTAGATAAATATAAACGGGAATATAGATATAAAAGCGATCAAAACCGCAACAATAAATACTTATGGATCAGCATTATTGCCTCTTTAGTGATTGTAGCTTTGCTTTGGTATTTCTTAGATTAAAACCCATAAAAAAACACCAGACACATAGCCTGGTGTTCTCTATAATAATTAAATAAAGCTTAAACGCCTTTTTTACTGGTCATGCTTGCTTTTTTAGCTGGAGCTGAAGTTTTAGTAGTCGCTTTAGCACTTGCCGAAGCTTTAGATCCTGTGGCTTTTAGTTTTTTATCTGAAGCTGCTTTTTCTTCTGATAATTTAACTTCTGCTGGTGTACCCGGAGTTTCCGGAGTTTCTTCAGTAAACAAAGGCAGATCTTTTAATAAGTTATACCAGGTAATGATTTTCTTCATATCTGAAGCATAAACTTTTTCCTGATCGTGACCCGGAGCTACTTCAAGAAAATATGCACGTAAATCGCCTTTTAAATCAGGAGTAGCTCCTTTAGCAGAAATTTTAGTAAAAATATCAGCCAGTTTAATTTCTTCATCTTCACCATACACGGTAATATCTTCTAATGAAGCTAATTTTGTGTTAGTGATGTTGGCAACAACTTTAGTTTTTTGGGCATCTAAGCCCTCTAAAATGTAACCCACTTTATTTTGTCCAACCAGTTTAAATAAACCTGGTCTGCCAGATACGGCAACAATTCCTCTTAAATTCATATGATGTGTGTTTAGCGGTTAGTGTTTGGCGTTTAGCGTTATAACGAGCTTGCAACCAAACGCATCGCGTTTTCTAATGTTTAAAACCTCAATAATGAGCAATTGGCATCAGCGCACCGCTTATCGCCAAACGCATTGCGCACTAATCTTCTAAAACTTCAATATTTACAATCTTATCGCCCTGACGGATATCATCAACAAGATCTACATTTTCGATAACTTTACCAAAACAGGTATGGTTACGGTCTAAATGAGCAGTATTTGTTCTGCTATGGCAGATAAAAAATTGTGAACCACCAGTATTACGGCCAGCGTGGGCCATAGATAAAACACCACGATCGTGATATTGATTTTCTCCGTCCAATTCGCAATCAATTTTATAACCTGGACCACCAGTACCTGCCAAATGTGCTTTAGCCGGATCTTTTGAATTTGGACATCCGCCCTGAACCATAAAGTTAGGAATTACACGGTGAAAAGTTACACCATCATAAAAGCCTTCTTTAGCTAGTTTTTTAAAGTTTGCAACGGCTTTTGGCGCATCATTTTCGTAGAATTCTACGGTCATATCGCCTTTGTCTGTTTTTATTATTGCTTTACTCATATCAATATCGGTACTAATTTTAAATTTTTCTTCCCCTAAAAAACTTTCATATTTTTTTAGTAGAGGGCAAAAATAACAAAATTGTATAACTTATAACACCATTAAATTTTTCTATATAGTTTAAATGCGGTATTTTAGTGTTTTAAGCATACCGATTTGATAAAGAAATATTATATCCTGCTCATCTGCCTGCTTTGCTCCCTGGGACTAAGGGCTTCTTCTCTGCTAATTTATATGGATGAAGACCAAAAAAACCATCTTAAAGCATATGGCATAGCCTATTGGACCATCAGCAAACAAGTGGAGGTTGACTGGCTCTTAAACTATCGTGGAGGAAGCTTTTTAATTAAATACAATAAAACAGTTGAAGATGAGCTTAAAATACGCGGGGTATCATACGAAGTAATGGCCGATGGAAAAGTAACCAATCTTTTAAATGAAATCAGCGATCCTGCCGTGAATATGGAAATGGTTAAACTGGAAAAAACACCAAAAATTGCAGTTTACTCGCCAAAAAGCAAATTACCCTGGGATGATGCGGTTACACTCGTTTTAACCTACGCCGAAATCCCATATGATGTAATTTACGATGACGATATCCTTCAGGACAAATTGAGCAAATACGATTGGTTACACTTGCACCACGAAGATTTTACCGGGCAGTACGGGCGTTTCTGGGCTAATTTCAGGTATGCAACCTGGTACCAGGAAGATGTTAAAAACCAGGAGGCTTTAGCCAAACGTATGGGCTATAAAAAGGTTTCTGAAATGAAACTAGCCGTTGCTAAACATATTAAGGAGTATTGTGCTGGTGGAGGTTTCTTGTTTGCCATGTGCTCTGGTACTGATAGTTTCGACATTGCCCTTGCTGCAGATGGGGTGGATATTTGTGCCCAGATGTTTGATGGCGATGCCGCAGATCCGAATGCACAAAGCAAACTGGATTTTAACAAAACACTGGCTTTCCAAAATTTCAAGTTAGACAACAACCCGATGAACTATGAATTTTCAGATATAGATGTTACTCAAACCCGTACACTAAACCAAACCAACGATTATTTTACTTTATTCGATTTTTCTGCCAAGTGGGATCTTGTTCCAACCATGCTAACCCAAGATCATGATAAGGTAATTAAAGGTTTTATGGGACAAACCACAGCATTTAAAAAAAGTCTAGTAAAAACAAGTGTAACTGTTTTAGGAGAAAATAAAGGTGCGGCAGAGGTAAGGTATTTACATGGAGAAATTGGCAAAGGCCAGTTTACTTTTTATGGCGGCCACGATCCGGAAGATTATCAACACGCTGTAGGCGATCCACCAACAGATTTAAATCTGCATCCTAATTCTCCGGGTTACCGTTTAATTTTAAACAATGTACTTTTCCCGGCGGCAAAAAAGAAACCTCAAAAAACATAAACAATCAGAATTTAACTCCTGGCATTATTCCTTTGAGTTTAAAAAATTGTTAATTCTCCGCTATATTCCTGTTATGTATACACTAAATGGCTCCTCATACCATTTTTTAGCTAGATCATAACCACACTTAATTTTCACGAGAATCATACTGGTAACCAATATTTTAGCTAACAAACTGTAACACGTTTGATACTTTGGCACAGCTTTTGGATTAGCAAGGACAATTAACAAGCAGGATAAAACCTGAAAATTTTAAACAAGATTTTTATAAAAGAAAAATATCATGAAAAAGTTACTATTAAGCGCATCGATCATTTTATTGGCAACAGGTGCTTTTGCACAATCGACAATGACAGGTGAGACTTCACGTTTTGGGATTAAAGCCGGTGTTAACCTCTCTAAGTTCCATGCAGGTGGAGATGATAATGCAGCCAAAGCTTTTAACGATAATGCAAAAAACAATGTTGGTTTTAATGTGACCGCATTTGGTGATTTTGGTGTAGGAAACAATTTCTTTATCCAACCAGGAGTGTCGTTACAGAACAAAGGCAATAAGTTTGAATCAACAAGTTCATCAACAATTGGTAATAGCACCATTACAACTACATCATCTGTTAAAACAAATTTAATGGCCATTGAAGTTCCGGTTAATGCGGTATTCAGAATTCCTACTGGCGATGCTGGTTCGGTTCAGATCAGTGCTGGTCCTTATATTGGCTTTAATATTTCAGGTAAAGACAAAGGAGAAAATACCATTACAACGGTTAACAACAGCAACAACACAAGCACAACTGCTACCACCTCTAATGATAGAGACTTATCATTTGGTAGTGCAAGCGATAAAAACTACAACAGCACAGAATTTGGTGCAAACTTTGGTTTAGCTTACCGTACAAATTCAGGATTTTTAGTAGGTGCTAATTATGGTTTAGGTTTAACTGATTTAACTCCTAAAGACAGACAAGCTAACACGAATAAATTGACTAACCGCGTATTAGGTTTCTCAGTTGGTTATTCGTTCTAAGCGAAAGGCCTTAAAAGCAAAAGCCTCCCAGATTATTAAATTTGGGAGGCTTTTTTATGCTTGATTCTTTAGTCGTAAAAATTCCAGCTTACCCCAAATTTTAATAAGGCATCTTGCATAGGGTACCTGTTTACCGTGTAATAACCTGGTTGAAATAAACCCTGATTTATAAAATCATATTTCACAAAAATATTAGCTCTCTTTAAATTTGCCTTAAAAAAGACATCAATTACTGGTCTTGAAACAAGGTTTGTTGGATTGCGCTCATCAATATAAAATTGAGCCGTTGCCGGTGAATATAAGTAATTTGCATATTCCGAATTATACCTCACATCAAATCCCACATTAGCTTTTAATACTTTGAAAAACGTATTATTAAAATAGATACTGTTATAAGTATAAAGTTCTGGTGTTCTTAATACTGCATTTTTATCTGTTTTTTGATAAGCGATATAGTTTTCCATCACAAACCTGCCGAACCTGGTTTTCTTTGATACATCCAGCCTGATTAAGCTAATATCAGCCGTAGCTTGTTTTGGTAAAATAGCAGTTGTATTATTGGTTTGATCTGCAGCAAAATAAACATAGTTACTGGTTAAGTAATAGTTGGCTCCTGCAGTAAAACCATACTTATCATTGATATAGTTGAATGATAAATTGGCAATTTTAGTATTCTTAAAATCGTTGTTTGTCCATTGGTAATGATTGCCATGATAGTAATTAAAAATGGCCGCCGGGGTTTGATTTTGCGCGTATGCCCCCAACTCAATTCTTCCGATGGTTTTACCTAAAAGGATTTTACTTTTTGCCTCATATAAATAATCGCCGGCATTTTCACCTTGCAAAATTTGCTGTACATCTAAATTGAAATCGATATTGTTAGAGAACCGATAACCCGCTGCACCTAAAATGGTAATGTTCTGATAAGCAAATCTACTTTGTTCGTAATTGGTTCCATCTTGTTTTATGCCAAGATATTCATGTTTGTAATAATCGTGCCTTATACCTGCATCAACCTTTAATTCATTTTTAATCACCGAACTATTTTTAGGTCTTAAGAAGAAACTATAGATAAATTCATTTTTAATATGTTTTACATGGGTCGAATCATTTGTAAATACTGTACTCGCAATACCAGGAGGCAGCACATTATTAACATCAGTTCCATTTTTGTAAAAATCAAAACTATCGTTATTATACTCAAATATATATGAAACCTTATTGGTTGGTAAAACCGCATTATTAACATTCGCAGAGGTATCTATCCTGCCTACATAATAGGTTTGCTTTAAGAAAACGGTGTTTTTACGGTACAAATTTCTTGAGTCTGATAAATTTATGGGCTCCGCCTCTCTGTCAATTTTAGAATAGCCTGGATCGAATAAACCCGTAGCTACAGTAGAACCATTCTCGTAGGCACGCATGGTATTAAAAATTGCCGATGCCCACATATTATAACGTTTGCTTGGCGATTGGTACCAGGAAAATACGGCAACATTCAGATTATCACCCCGCTGCCTGGCATAAAAACCCTTCGAATCGCCACGGTTAAAATTAACACCAACGTTCCAGTTTTTTTTAATATTCTGCGTGTGGATAGCCCTAAAAAGCTGTTCTTTTTGACCTGCACTTACAAAATATAAGCTGGTAAAGGGAGTTCTGGCCTGATAGTAAATAATATCTTCTGGCGTTAATGCATAATAATCAAGCGAGTGAAATCCTGCATCAAAGCCAATCCTCTTACTCGGCTCGTACAATAAAGGCCTCGCGGCCAAGCCCATATTACCATTGCTAATGGTTGGATGCAGGGGTTGTAAAAGCGGACTATAATTCTGAATATTTGTTGTGGAGGTATCTAAGGGTAGCAGTACAATGCTATCTTTACTTAGTGATAACTTTGTAAACCGGATATATTTTGCGGTAAAAACAACTGAGTCCTTTCCCGAATCTAATTTTTTCCGGACAGAATCGAGCTCCTTATTGGTCCCAACACTCGTCTTTAAATCTTGTGCAAATACTTTGTTGATGCCTAACAGCAGGAACAGAAAAAAACAGATCTTAACGACTTTATGCATCTTATAGTTCAGAAATTAAGCGGGTTAAAATCTCAGTCATTTTAGGCTCTGCCTTAGCCGCTGCTTCTAAAATTTCATCTAAATTAAAAGGTTGCAAGTCTTCCGGAAAACCTTCATCCGTTAATACGGAGATGGCAAAAACAGGTAAACCAGCATGGTTGGCCACTATAACCTCAGGCACAGTACTCATGCCCACTGCATCAGCGCCAATTAAACGCAGGTATTTGTACTCGGCTTTGGTTTCTAAATTCGGACCAGAAACCGCAACGTATACCCCTTTATGGCACTTGATATCAACATCTTTAGCGATCTCCAGCGCTTTGGCTATAATATCACGTTTATAAGGCTGGCTCATGTCCGGGAAACGTGGTCCTAGTTCGCTCTCAATTAAGCCACGCAATGGGTTATCTGGCTGCAAATTAATATGATCGTCGATAATCATTAAATCGCCCTTTTTAAACTCAGGATTTAATGAACCCGCAGCGTTTGATACAATTAAGTTTTCGATTCCCAACCCTTTCATTACCCTAACCGGGAAGGTGATCTGTTGCATGCTATAACCTTCGTAATAATGTAAGCGCCCCTGCATGGCAATAATCTTCTTCCCGTTCAACGTTCCAAAAATTAGTTTCCCACTGTGGAACTCTAAAGTAGAAATTGGAAAATTTGGGATATTAGAATACATCAGTTGATGCTCGATTTCGATTTCTTTTACCAGGCCACCCAAACCAGTACCTAAAATAATGCCTATTTCTGGCTTAAAGTTCTCTGTTTTACGTTTTATATATTCAACGGTTTCTTCTATTGCTCTTAACATAATTTAAAATGAGTTCGTCAAAGGTAATCTTATCTTCTTCAAATAATTCAACCTCAATGGGTAAATAATATACAGGTAAATCTAGCAGTAAATCTTCAAATCCGGTAGCTCTTAAACGCTTGCTATCCTTTTCTGTTGTGATAATGATTTTATCTTTTTTAGTACTGGCCATAAAAACTGATTTAAACTTCTTAATATCATCATTTTTAAAAGCATAATGATCAGGAAATTCTTCGTGTTTAATGGTTTCAGCATATTTTTCAAGCTCTTCTATTAAAGGATCAGGATTTGCAATTCCCGTGAGCAGGAAAATTTCAAAATCCCTAACTGACTCAAGTGTGCGGCTTTCGTTATGGGATAAATGGATAAGATTGCCATACTTAAGATAAGAATGTAATACTGGTTGATTGCTATTTGGCTGCAGTTCATTTATTGAGGCCTGCTGCGCAACATGTAACAACGGAACCGGCGATTTTGTGACTAACAATACATCGGCCCTTTTGCGTGAGGAGAAAACATCCCTTAAATTTCCTGCAGGCAATAAAAACTGTAAAGTACCCAACTTTCTAAACTCGAAAAGCAAAATATTAAATCCGGCATTTACTGCGCGGTGCTGAAAGGCATCATCAAGGATAATTAAATCATGATTGTCCTTCAACTGCTTAATCCCTTTCACACGGTCTTCGCAAACGGCAACAGTAACAGCTGCAAATTTTTGATGGTACTGTAAAGGTTCATCGCCTATCGTTTCGGCAGTTGCAGCACTATCGGCAATTATAAACCCTTTCGTTTTACGACCATAACCACGACTTAGGATGGCTATTTTATACCCGGCCAGCAACCTGACCAAATATTCTGTTGTTGGTGTTTTGCCCGATCCGCCAACGGCCAAATTGCCTACACAGATTACTGGTAAATCAAACTTTACAGATCGCATCAATCCCCAGTCGTAAAGTTTTTTACGGAGAATAATAGCCATTCCATAAATGATCGAAAAAGGAAGCAGTAAAAGGCGTAGATAGTTAAGTAGCATATCGTGGTTTCAAAAATACTGATTATTTAAAAAAGAAAGGCATAACCTGGTCTGATGCCCAATAAAGCAACCACAGTGTGAGGGAAATGGTTTGGAAAGATGTAAAATGGAAGATGGATGATGGAATGACCAATAATCAGTTTCAAATGATCAATAATCGAAACTAAGGTTAGAGTCTGGAGCTGGGCGTTTGGCGTATAATTAAACAATTAATTTAATGAACCGATGAATTTAAAATTGTTCCAAAATATCTTGATCTGATTTATAGGTTTCGACAATTACCTTCGGAATCGTTAAGTGATGCTTTTGATAGAGTATTGCCCAAAACCCGGCATCATTCTTTTTAGGATATTGATAAAAATCCTGTCTAAGTTTTAAAGTAGAATAGTTGTTGCTGTTTTTTAGTTCCGGATCAATATTTTCCAGAAAAATCAGTTCCATCTCTGCCGAAGGTTCTCCTTCCGAAAATAATCCGGCCACAACATTACACTTTAAATACGTAGAAGATAACTTCGACAAATCATTATCAATGGTATAGTTTTGCCTGTTTATCCAGATCATGCTTTTGTTTATCGTAGCGATATTGCTTTCCATTCCTTTAATCAGGCGTTTATCTACCGTGATATAAACCCATCCATTCTTGCTTTTGTACAATGCATTTCTTGACCTTGTGAAAGAGATCTTATAACATTTTGCCCCTTCATATTCAACCTGCCCTTCAATTTCGTAATCATTATCCTCGCTGAGCATATTATCGTTGAGGTTACTTACAAAATAAGATTTGAGTTCAATTCTTAAATCAACAGCGTAATTAATCTTCACCCCTCCAGTTTTTTTGAGCTCCTTAAGCCTTCTTAGTTCCTCAAGCTGTAACCTGATATCGTTTTTATATTCATCGGTATGGAGGTTGAATAATCCCTCAGCATAACTATAATATTTGCCATCTTTTAGCATATACTGCCTGCACAACAATTTTTCGCTCACCACACCGGTATCCGCAAGGTGCGCGACCGCATTTTTAATTAAGGCAGAAGCAAAATTGGCAGCATAAATTTGCACATCGTCCAATTTAATGTATTTGTCTTTTAGCTTAACCATGAGATCACTTGTACCACTACGCTCATCAACTTTAACTGAATGGCTTTCGTACCCCACCGAACTGAAGGAAAGCGATTGACCTTTATTTAAGGAATCTATTTTAAAGCTGAAGTTTCCTTCAGGATCGCTCAGGGCAATTAATTTCTGCTTATTATAAATCGACACGGATGCGATACCTTTATTGGCTTCGTTAAGCACTTGTCCTTTAATAAGCTGTTGTGCCCAGGCGCACGGGAAAATGAAAAAGCAGCCTATTATGATTGATAATAAGATTTTTGAGCGATAAGACATAGTTGGTTGAGGCTTTATTTAGCTAAAATTTGGTTATTTCAGGTGTAAAATAATCAATCTCTTTAAATAACAAAAATATAACGGATTAAGTAGGACTTTTGAAGTCAGTTAACCATTAAATAATGAGCCATTATTAACTAACAAAATTATTCGACTATATTTTATTTTTTATTATTATCATTGTTATCTATCAAAACATATTTTAATGTCACCGAAAAGATTAGTAGTGGGCCAAGGCCAGATCAGTGGATATATCTCTATTTTTTTAGCCGTATTGGCCTTATTGGGCATTCTCTGTTTTCATTATCCCGAGAAATTAACCACGCCAGAATTCCGCGAAATTTATACGAAAAACAGCATGGAAGTTTTAATGCTTGGTGGTGTTATAGCCTGTTTCTTCTTTTCATTGCTAAGCTTAATCCTCAGCAAAAAGCTAAAATGGGCCTGGCCAGGCTTTGTGCTTGGCGCCCTGGCAGTAATACTAGGTGCTTTAAGCGTAGAAGGTAGAGATGTTGCCAAATCGAGCTGGCATTTTGGCTTAGATTGGATGATTTTGGATCTTCTTTTAATGGTGGCCATTTTTGTTCCATTAGAATTATTCTTTCCAAAAAACAACGGGCAAACCAAATTCCACGAAGAATGGCGTACCGATTTAACCTATTTTGTCATCAGCCATTTGTTCATCCAGTTTTTCGGTATCATTACGCAAAAGCCTGCCGTATTATTTTTTGGCTGGATGGGATTAGATAAATTGCATAGCTGGGTGCAGGGCCTCCCATTTATAGTAGCTTTATTTTTGGCTTTTTTCAGTACCGATTTGTTTCAGTATTGGGCACATCGTTTCTTCCATACAAGGGTAGCTTTATGGCGTTTCCACTCCATACACCATTCTACACAAAATATGGATTGGCTGGCTGGAAGCCGTACCCATTTTATCGACATCTTTTTTACCAGGGCTATGACTTTCATTCCGCTTTA
This genomic interval carries:
- a CDS encoding peptidylprolyl isomerase — its product is MSKAIIKTDKGDMTVEFYENDAPKAVANFKKLAKEGFYDGVTFHRVIPNFMVQGGCPNSKDPAKAHLAGTGGPGYKIDCELDGENQYHDRGVLSMAHAGRNTGGSQFFICHSRTNTAHLDRNHTCFGKVIENVDLVDDIRQGDKIVNIEVLED
- the rlmH gene encoding 23S rRNA (pseudouridine(1915)-N(3))-methyltransferase RlmH codes for the protein MKITLIAIGKTEDKYLIEGIDKYINRLKHYINFSFLAIPDVKNVKNLSEAQQKAKEAELLHKQINNGDVVILLDEKGKKYSSVEFSNYLNKQMVGSVQHLIFIIGGPYGFDETIYKRANGLISLSDMTFSHQMIRLFFVEQLYRGFSILKGEPYHHA
- a CDS encoding porin family protein, which gives rise to MKKLLLSASIILLATGAFAQSTMTGETSRFGIKAGVNLSKFHAGGDDNAAKAFNDNAKNNVGFNVTAFGDFGVGNNFFIQPGVSLQNKGNKFESTSSSTIGNSTITTTSSVKTNLMAIEVPVNAVFRIPTGDAGSVQISAGPYIGFNISGKDKGENTITTVNNSNNTSTTATTSNDRDLSFGSASDKNYNSTEFGANFGLAYRTNSGFLVGANYGLGLTDLTPKDRQANTNKLTNRVLGFSVGYSF
- a CDS encoding asparagine synthetase B, whose product is MDEDQKNHLKAYGIAYWTISKQVEVDWLLNYRGGSFLIKYNKTVEDELKIRGVSYEVMADGKVTNLLNEISDPAVNMEMVKLEKTPKIAVYSPKSKLPWDDAVTLVLTYAEIPYDVIYDDDILQDKLSKYDWLHLHHEDFTGQYGRFWANFRYATWYQEDVKNQEALAKRMGYKKVSEMKLAVAKHIKEYCAGGGFLFAMCSGTDSFDIALAADGVDICAQMFDGDAADPNAQSKLDFNKTLAFQNFKLDNNPMNYEFSDIDVTQTRTLNQTNDYFTLFDFSAKWDLVPTMLTQDHDKVIKGFMGQTTAFKKSLVKTSVTVLGENKGAAEVRYLHGEIGKGQFTFYGGHDPEDYQHAVGDPPTDLNLHPNSPGYRLILNNVLFPAAKKKPQKT
- a CDS encoding DUF5606 domain-containing protein; protein product: MNLRGIVAVSGRPGLFKLVGQNKVGYILEGLDAQKTKVVANITNTKLASLEDITVYGEDEEIKLADIFTKISAKGATPDLKGDLRAYFLEVAPGHDQEKVYASDMKKIITWYNLLKDLPLFTEETPETPGTPAEVKLSEEKAASDKKLKATGSKASASAKATTKTSAPAKKASMTSKKGV
- a CDS encoding DNA mismatch repair protein MutS, coding for MLKQQQEIIADYQDKIKEVTTDIDQTKKLIDQLSFLRIGLFLAEILFFVLLLRSADDSLRTLIQICLLLPVIAFVFIVRRQSQLDRDIDYKKQLLWVYQNEWNILNGAANGYDHGQAFESELHPYTSDLDIFGASSLFALINRCSTKSGNNILAKNFAEKSTRDKVLRRQGAIKEIKDKITETYSFRANLHGYDPDKIEQIKIQLKQQLGAQLEFIKGNFLRFYVKLVPYLSVGLILAAILISSAFWKVLSLLFVIHTGWNVLLGSKINKVFYTFGGSSNLLNGYASAILWTENQSWKSSYILSLLDSKIPVSKEIKGLSKIIQNFDARLNILVGGILNALLLWDLKCCISLDRWYKSSSKDVISALDHLGDFEELISLATTAYNQPDWVFPVVSGQFALTTKYIGHPLINDQVRVNNDFHLEAKPTVDIVTGSNMAGKSTFLRTLGINMVLAYAGAPVCAKTMQLSVFSINTYMRIKDSLNESTSTFKAELNRLKMILDNVVKDKDTFVLIDEMLRGTNSRDKYLGSKVFIQKLIAEKTPALFATHDLQLADLIVDYPDTVRNFHFDIQITEGEMRFDYLLKYGPCKTFNAAILLKEIGLTLD
- a CDS encoding putative porin: MHKVVKICFFLFLLLGINKVFAQDLKTSVGTNKELDSVRKKLDSGKDSVVFTAKYIRFTKLSLSKDSIVLLPLDTSTTNIQNYSPLLQPLHPTISNGNMGLAARPLLYEPSKRIGFDAGFHSLDYYALTPEDIIYYQARTPFTSLYFVSAGQKEQLFRAIHTQNIKKNWNVGVNFNRGDSKGFYARQRGDNLNVAVFSWYQSPSKRYNMWASAIFNTMRAYENGSTVATGLFDPGYSKIDREAEPINLSDSRNLYRKNTVFLKQTYYVGRIDTSANVNNAVLPTNKVSYIFEYNNDSFDFYKNGTDVNNVLPPGIASTVFTNDSTHVKHIKNEFIYSFFLRPKNSSVIKNELKVDAGIRHDYYKHEYLGIKQDGTNYEQSRFAYQNITILGAAGYRFSNNIDFNLDVQQILQGENAGDYLYEAKSKILLGKTIGRIELGAYAQNQTPAAIFNYYHGNHYQWTNNDFKNTKIANLSFNYINDKYGFTAGANYYLTSNYVYFAADQTNNTTAILPKQATADISLIRLDVSKKTRFGRFVMENYIAYQKTDKNAVLRTPELYTYNSIYFNNTFFKVLKANVGFDVRYNSEYANYLYSPATAQFYIDERNPTNLVSRPVIDVFFKANLKRANIFVKYDFINQGLFQPGYYTVNRYPMQDALLKFGVSWNFYD
- the lpxK gene encoding tetraacyldisaccharide 4'-kinase; the encoded protein is MLLNYLRLLLLPFSIIYGMAIILRKKLYDWGLMRSVKFDLPVICVGNLAVGGSGKTPTTEYLVRLLAGYKIAILSRGYGRKTKGFIIADSAATAETIGDEPLQYHQKFAAVTVAVCEDRVKGIKQLKDNHDLIILDDAFQHRAVNAGFNILLFEFRKLGTLQFLLPAGNLRDVFSSRKRADVLLVTKSPVPLLHVAQQASINELQPNSNQPVLHSYLKYGNLIHLSHNESRTLESVRDFEIFLLTGIANPDPLIEELEKYAETIKHEEFPDHYAFKNDDIKKFKSVFMASTKKDKIIITTEKDSKRLRATGFEDLLLDLPVYYLPIEVELFEEDKITFDELILNYVKSNRRNR
- a CDS encoding sterol desaturase family protein, which translates into the protein MSPKRLVVGQGQISGYISIFLAVLALLGILCFHYPEKLTTPEFREIYTKNSMEVLMLGGVIACFFFSLLSLILSKKLKWAWPGFVLGALAVILGALSVEGRDVAKSSWHFGLDWMILDLLLMVAIFVPLELFFPKNNGQTKFHEEWRTDLTYFVISHLFIQFFGIITQKPAVLFFGWMGLDKLHSWVQGLPFIVALFLAFFSTDLFQYWAHRFFHTRVALWRFHSIHHSTQNMDWLAGSRTHFIDIFFTRAMTFIPLYVLGFSSTVFNVYIIFIAIHAVLIHANTRINFGPLKYIFTTPQYHHWHHCEDPRYYGHNFASIFPFIDMIFGTYHLPGKEWPAGTGVHEASYPKGFVKQSIYPFTKSPFDTDLNMEERSDR
- a CDS encoding purine-nucleoside phosphorylase, with product MLRAIEETVEYIKRKTENFKPEIGIILGTGLGGLVKEIEIEHQLMYSNIPNFPISTLEFHSGKLIFGTLNGKKIIAMQGRLHYYEGYSMQQITFPVRVMKGLGIENLIVSNAAGSLNPEFKKGDLMIIDDHINLQPDNPLRGLIESELGPRFPDMSQPYKRDIIAKALEIAKDVDIKCHKGVYVAVSGPNLETKAEYKYLRLIGADAVGMSTVPEVIVANHAGLPVFAISVLTDEGFPEDLQPFNLDEILEAAAKAEPKMTEILTRLISEL